The following are encoded together in the Lactuca sativa cultivar Salinas chromosome 1, Lsat_Salinas_v11, whole genome shotgun sequence genome:
- the LOC128125933 gene encoding non-specific lipid-transfer protein-like — protein sequence MARMAMMVFCVVVTCMVVAAPYAEAITCGQVVSNLAPCLGYLKNGGAVPSGCCSGVTALNNAAQSTPDRQTACGCLKSAYSANSGINAGNAAALPGMCGVNIPYKISPSTDCSKVQ from the exons ATGGCAAGGATGGCAATGATGGTCTTTTGTGTAGTAGTCACTTGCATGGTGGTGGCTGCACCCTATGCAGAGGCTATTACATGTGGTCAGGTGGTAAGCAACTTAGCTCCATGCCTTGGCTACCTAAAAAATGGTGGTGCTGTGCCATCGGGATGTTGCAGTGGGGTTACCGCACTCAATAACGCTGCACAATCAACCCCTGATCGTCAGACTGCTTGTGGCTGTTTAAAGAGTGCTTACTCAGCTAATTCCGGCATCAATGCTGGTAACGCTGCTGCCCTCCCCGGCATGTGTGGTGTCAACATCCCTTACAAGATCAGTCCTAGCACTGATTGCTCCAA GGTGCAGTGA